The following are from one region of the Methyloversatilis discipulorum genome:
- a CDS encoding xanthine dehydrogenase family protein molybdopterin-binding subunit, which yields MNFRIENAFQTTRRGFLKGGAGLALAIVAPTVALAEVGGPGHAGSAMVDGEFSPNAFLRIGTDGTVTVVSKHLEMGQGVYTGLATLVAEELDADWSRVTVEGAPADAKRYSNLFWKAQGTGGSTAIANSYEQMRRAGATARAMLVAAAAKEWKVPASQITVKNGVVSHAASGRKAGFGELAEAAAQLPVPANVKLKNPKDFTLIGRSAPRVDSVAKTTGRATFTQDVKLPGMLVAVVAHPPRFGGRVKSVDDKAARAIKGVSDVVVIPNGVAVLAADYWTAKKGRDALKVEWDDAQAYRGSSDAIVADYRERAKAPGLNARNDGNAEAALAKAGKVIEAEYVFPYLAHASMEPLNCVMKLENGECEVWNGEQLHTVDQFSLAKTLGIEADRVKLNMVYAGGSFGRRANPQSDYLLETAQIVKAINGRAPVKLVWSREDDMRGGFYRPIYLHRVRAALDAKGMPVAWQQRIVGQSIIAGSPFEPMLVKDGVDITSVEGASTLPYAIPNLNVDLHTTNADVKVPVQWWRSVGSTHTAYATELFIDELAQAAGKDPVAYRMALLKKHPRHAGVLKLAADKAGWNKPLAPAADGATRGRGVAVHESFNSFVAEVVEVTVQKDGSFKVDRVVCAVDCGVVVNPDVVRAQMEGGIGYALAAALTGSITLKDGVVEQSNFNDYPVLRINEMPRVEVHIVKSAAAPTGVGEPGVPPLAPALASALRAATGKVIHTLPIGEQLQA from the coding sequence ATGAATTTCCGCATCGAGAACGCATTCCAGACCACCCGCCGCGGCTTCCTCAAGGGCGGCGCCGGGCTGGCACTTGCCATCGTCGCGCCGACCGTCGCGCTGGCCGAGGTCGGTGGCCCCGGTCACGCCGGCAGCGCGATGGTGGACGGCGAGTTCTCGCCGAACGCCTTCCTGCGCATCGGCACCGACGGCACGGTCACCGTGGTGTCCAAGCACCTCGAAATGGGCCAGGGTGTGTATACCGGCCTGGCCACGCTGGTCGCCGAGGAGCTGGATGCCGACTGGTCGCGCGTGACGGTCGAGGGCGCACCGGCCGACGCCAAGCGTTACAGCAACCTGTTCTGGAAGGCGCAGGGCACCGGCGGCAGCACCGCCATCGCCAACTCCTACGAACAGATGCGCCGCGCCGGCGCCACCGCGCGCGCCATGCTGGTGGCCGCCGCAGCGAAGGAATGGAAAGTGCCGGCCTCGCAGATCACGGTGAAGAACGGCGTCGTGTCGCACGCCGCCAGCGGCCGCAAGGCCGGCTTCGGCGAACTGGCCGAGGCGGCGGCGCAACTGCCGGTGCCGGCCAACGTGAAGCTGAAGAATCCGAAGGACTTCACGCTGATCGGTCGCAGCGCACCGCGCGTGGACAGCGTCGCCAAGACCACCGGCCGCGCCACCTTCACCCAGGACGTGAAGCTGCCGGGCATGCTGGTCGCCGTGGTCGCCCACCCGCCGCGCTTCGGCGGCCGGGTGAAGTCGGTCGACGACAAGGCCGCGCGCGCGATCAAGGGCGTCAGCGACGTCGTCGTCATCCCGAACGGTGTCGCGGTGCTCGCCGCCGACTACTGGACCGCGAAGAAGGGCCGCGACGCGCTCAAGGTCGAATGGGACGATGCGCAGGCCTACCGCGGCAGCAGCGACGCCATCGTCGCCGACTACCGTGAGCGCGCGAAGGCGCCCGGGCTGAACGCACGCAACGACGGCAACGCCGAAGCCGCGCTGGCCAAGGCGGGCAAGGTGATCGAGGCGGAATACGTGTTCCCCTATCTGGCGCACGCGTCGATGGAACCGCTGAACTGCGTCATGAAACTGGAGAACGGCGAATGCGAGGTGTGGAACGGCGAACAGCTGCACACGGTCGATCAGTTCTCGCTCGCCAAGACGCTGGGCATCGAAGCCGACCGCGTGAAGCTGAACATGGTGTATGCCGGCGGCAGCTTCGGCCGACGCGCCAACCCGCAGTCGGACTACCTGCTCGAAACCGCGCAGATCGTGAAGGCGATCAACGGCCGCGCACCGGTCAAGCTGGTGTGGAGCCGCGAGGACGACATGCGCGGCGGCTTCTACCGCCCGATCTACCTGCACCGCGTGCGCGCCGCACTCGACGCCAAGGGCATGCCGGTCGCCTGGCAGCAGCGCATCGTCGGCCAGTCCATCATCGCCGGTTCGCCGTTCGAGCCGATGCTGGTCAAGGACGGCGTCGACATCACCTCGGTGGAGGGCGCCTCCACGCTGCCCTATGCCATTCCGAACCTGAACGTGGATCTGCACACCACCAACGCCGACGTGAAGGTGCCGGTGCAGTGGTGGCGTTCGGTCGGCTCGACCCATACCGCCTACGCGACCGAGCTGTTCATCGACGAACTGGCGCAGGCCGCCGGCAAGGACCCGGTCGCCTACCGGATGGCGCTGCTGAAGAAGCACCCGCGCCATGCCGGCGTGCTCAAGCTGGCGGCCGACAAGGCCGGCTGGAACAAGCCGCTGGCGCCGGCCGCCGATGGTGCTACGCGTGGCCGCGGCGTCGCGGTGCATGAGTCGTTCAACAGCTTCGTCGCCGAAGTGGTCGAGGTGACGGTGCAGAAGGACGGCAGCTTCAAGGTCGACCGCGTGGTCTGCGCCGTCGATTGCGGCGTCGTCGTGAATCCGGACGTGGTGCGCGCGCAGATGGAAGGCGGCATCGGCTACGCGCTGGCCGCCGCGCTGACCGGCTCGATCACGCTGAAGGACGGCGTGGTCGAACAGTCCAACTTCAACGACTACCCGGTGCTGCGCATCAACGAGATGCCCAGGGTCGAGGTGCATATCGTGAAGTCGGCCGCCGCGCCCACCGGCGTCGGCGAACCGGGCGTGCCGCCGCTGGCCCCGGCACTGGCGAGTGCGCTGCGGGCGGCCACCGGCAAGGTGATCCACACGCTGCCGATCGGCGAACAGCTGCAGGCCTGA
- a CDS encoding ComF family protein: MLQRVIDGTARRILDLLLPQDCRRCGLPAGQALLCAGCQDDLPRLPAAHCPVCALPVPTAQVCGRCLKHPPAFDATLAVWAYAEPADGLIHALKFRAQLPLAGLFADALLALGLPPADLLLAMPLHPRRLAERGFNQSVEIGRLLARNAGLRFDAFGLERLHDTPPQRDLAWSQRRRNVRGAFALRAEVAGLHVAVIDDVLTTGASLHEVARVLKAGGALTVTNLVLARTPKLRGR; encoded by the coding sequence ATGTTGCAGCGCGTGATCGACGGCACGGCACGCCGGATACTTGACCTGCTGCTGCCGCAGGACTGCCGGCGGTGCGGCCTGCCTGCGGGCCAGGCGCTGCTGTGTGCCGGCTGCCAAGACGATCTGCCCCGGCTGCCGGCTGCACACTGCCCGGTGTGCGCACTGCCGGTGCCGACCGCGCAGGTGTGCGGCCGCTGTCTGAAACACCCGCCGGCCTTCGACGCGACGCTGGCCGTATGGGCCTATGCCGAGCCGGCGGACGGGCTGATCCACGCGCTGAAGTTCCGCGCCCAGCTGCCGCTGGCCGGCTTGTTCGCCGATGCGCTGCTGGCGCTGGGCCTGCCGCCCGCCGACCTGCTGCTGGCAATGCCGCTGCATCCGCGGCGGCTGGCCGAGCGCGGCTTCAACCAGTCGGTCGAGATCGGCCGCCTGCTGGCCCGGAACGCAGGGCTGCGCTTCGACGCCTTTGGCCTGGAGCGTCTGCACGACACGCCGCCGCAGCGCGATCTCGCGTGGTCGCAGCGCCGGCGCAACGTGCGCGGCGCCTTCGCGTTGCGCGCCGAGGTCGCCGGGCTGCATGTCGCGGTGATCGACGACGTACTTACCACTGGCGCCAGCCTGCACGAGGTCGCCCGCGTGTTGAAAGCCGGCGGCGCACTGACGGTGACCAATCTGGTGCTGGCGCGCACGCCGAAGCTGCGCGGTCGCTAG
- a CDS encoding LysR family transcriptional regulator — MKQNFKLEPAMLPALSAFECVARHASFTRAAAELGVSASALSQSVRTLEQRLGVRLLTRTTRSVSLTDEGERFYDGVRVGLDELGAALDSLAQSQGRVTGTLRINMPRPAYRVLIAPHLAGFAVRHPDVQLELALDDGLADIVAERFDAGMRMTDTIEADMVAVRIGGPNRMITVAAPDYLAQRPPPQSVDDLGRHECVRYRYASSGRTMRWIFQRDGRPLEVEVDGRYIVNDADAEIDLARRGLGMVQTLDSLVADDLARGTLCAVLSEVAMPMSAIHLYFPSRAQMPERLRAFIDYFQQANEAR, encoded by the coding sequence ATGAAGCAGAACTTCAAACTGGAGCCGGCCATGCTGCCGGCGCTGAGCGCTTTCGAGTGCGTCGCGCGACATGCGAGCTTCACCCGCGCGGCGGCCGAGCTGGGCGTGTCGGCGTCTGCGCTGTCGCAGAGCGTGCGCACGCTTGAACAGCGTCTGGGCGTGCGTCTGCTCACCCGCACGACGCGCAGCGTGTCGCTGACCGATGAAGGCGAGCGCTTCTACGATGGCGTGCGCGTCGGGCTGGACGAACTGGGCGCGGCGCTGGACAGCCTGGCCCAGTCGCAGGGACGGGTCACCGGCACGCTGCGCATCAATATGCCGCGCCCGGCCTACCGCGTGCTGATCGCGCCGCATCTGGCTGGATTCGCGGTGCGTCATCCGGACGTGCAGCTGGAACTGGCGCTGGACGACGGCCTGGCCGACATCGTTGCCGAGCGCTTCGACGCCGGCATGCGCATGACCGACACGATAGAGGCTGACATGGTGGCGGTGCGCATCGGCGGGCCCAACCGCATGATCACCGTCGCCGCGCCCGACTATCTGGCGCAGCGGCCACCGCCGCAGTCGGTGGACGATCTCGGCCGCCACGAATGCGTGCGCTACCGTTACGCGTCGAGCGGTCGCACGATGCGCTGGATTTTCCAGCGCGACGGCCGGCCGCTGGAGGTCGAGGTCGATGGCCGCTACATCGTCAACGACGCCGACGCCGAAATCGATCTGGCGCGACGCGGCCTGGGCATGGTGCAGACGCTGGATTCGCTGGTGGCCGACGATCTCGCGCGCGGCACGCTGTGCGCGGTGCTGAGCGAGGTCGCGATGCCGATGTCGGCGATACACCTGTATTTCCCGAGCCGGGCGCAGATGCCGGAACGCCTGCGCGCCTTCATCGACTATTTCCAGCAGGCGAACGAGGCGCGCTAG
- a CDS encoding NTP transferase domain-containing protein — translation MIQGILLAAGYGRRFDPSGRSSKLLAALPDGRSVAWHAARALCAALPDSLAVVRPGQDALTTALRDAGCRILESRDAEAGMGSALAHAVRATADADGWLVALADMPWLPVDTIRAVAAAIDRPERIAAAAFSGQRGHPVGFGAAHGPALATLSGDSGARELLRAHPVQLVEAGDDGVLRDIDLPAQLQRQR, via the coding sequence ATGATCCAGGGCATCCTGCTCGCGGCCGGTTACGGCCGGCGCTTCGACCCCAGCGGCCGCAGCAGCAAGCTGCTGGCCGCCCTGCCCGACGGCCGCAGCGTCGCCTGGCATGCGGCGCGCGCGCTGTGCGCCGCGCTGCCGGACAGCCTGGCCGTGGTCCGGCCGGGGCAGGACGCATTGACCACCGCGCTGCGCGACGCCGGCTGCCGCATCCTCGAAAGCCGCGACGCTGAAGCCGGCATGGGCAGCGCGCTCGCCCACGCGGTGCGCGCCACCGCCGATGCCGACGGCTGGCTGGTCGCGCTGGCCGACATGCCCTGGCTGCCGGTCGACACCATCCGCGCGGTCGCTGCCGCCATCGACCGGCCGGAGCGCATTGCCGCCGCCGCCTTCTCCGGCCAACGCGGACACCCGGTCGGCTTCGGCGCCGCACACGGTCCGGCACTGGCTACACTGAGCGGCGACAGCGGTGCGCGCGAACTGCTGCGCGCTCATCCGGTACAGCTGGTCGAAGCCGGTGACGACGGCGTGCTGCGCGACATCGACCTGCCCGCGCAATTGCAGCGGCAACGCTGA
- a CDS encoding methyltransferase domain-containing protein: MTSSVPPDFALDARAVARGFERAAGRFDSAAVLHREVARRMAERLDLVTLKPHRLLDLGCGSGADLQPLRARYPDALMTGLDRSAAMLAQAAVRTPRWRRWLPGVLGGSQTAVVQADIARLPIAARSHDMVWSNMALHWLPDLPGALREVQRTLRVGGLFMFSMLGPDTLQELRAALVEAGLHGRVHRFIDMHDVGDMLVEAGFAEPVMDMEHITLTFASPADFYRDLADTGSFGALAARPRGLLTPRARRRLDDALLRRLDDGRLPATMEIIYGHAWRGEPKQTEDGRAIIKFERGGRR, translated from the coding sequence ATGACCTCTTCAGTCCCGCCAGATTTTGCGCTCGACGCCCGTGCAGTCGCACGCGGCTTCGAGCGTGCCGCCGGTCGTTTCGACAGCGCCGCGGTGCTGCACCGGGAAGTCGCCCGCCGCATGGCTGAGCGGCTCGACCTGGTCACGCTGAAGCCGCATCGCCTGCTCGATCTCGGCTGCGGCAGCGGCGCCGACTTGCAGCCGCTGCGCGCGCGCTATCCCGATGCACTGATGACCGGTCTCGACCGCTCGGCGGCGATGCTGGCGCAGGCGGCCGTGCGCACGCCGCGCTGGCGCCGCTGGCTGCCCGGCGTGCTGGGCGGCAGCCAGACCGCGGTCGTGCAGGCCGACATCGCGCGGCTGCCGATCGCTGCGCGCAGCCATGACATGGTGTGGTCCAACATGGCGCTGCACTGGCTGCCCGATCTGCCGGGCGCACTGCGCGAGGTGCAGCGCACGCTGCGGGTCGGCGGCCTGTTCATGTTTTCGATGCTGGGTCCGGACACGCTGCAGGAACTGCGCGCAGCGCTGGTCGAAGCCGGCCTGCACGGCCGCGTGCACCGCTTCATCGACATGCACGACGTGGGCGACATGCTGGTCGAAGCCGGCTTCGCTGAGCCGGTGATGGACATGGAGCACATCACGCTCACCTTCGCGTCGCCGGCCGACTTCTATCGCGACCTCGCCGACACCGGCAGTTTCGGCGCGCTGGCGGCGCGGCCGCGCGGCTTGCTGACGCCGCGCGCGCGGCGCCGGCTGGACGACGCGTTGCTGCGCCGGCTCGACGATGGCCGTCTGCCGGCTACGATGGAGATCATCTACGGACATGCCTGGCGCGGCGAGCCGAAGCAGACCGAAGACGGTCGCGCCATCATCAAGTTCGAGCGTGGAGGCCGGCGATGA
- the bioB gene encoding biotin synthase BioB encodes MHTQVIHLPPSSRSQAPQRWTTEQVEALYELPFADLMFRAQTVHRENFDANAIQRSTLLSIKTGGCPEDCGYCPQSVRYDTGVTSQDLMPIDEVLEAARAAKDAGATRFCMGAAWRGPKDRDVEKVAEMISAVKGLGLQTCATLGLLREGQAEKLKQAGLDYYNHNIDTAPDYYGEVIGTRTQEDRFDTLEAVREAGMNVCCGGIVGMGESRRARAGLIATLASMDTPPESVPINNLVKVEGTPLADTPDLDPFEFVRTIAAARITMPKSYVRLSAGRELMSDEMQAMCFLAGANSIFYGDKLLTTGNPQAENDRRLFERLGIRST; translated from the coding sequence ATGCACACCCAGGTCATCCATCTGCCGCCGTCCTCCCGTTCGCAAGCGCCCCAGCGCTGGACCACCGAACAGGTCGAGGCGCTGTACGAACTGCCGTTTGCCGATCTGATGTTCCGCGCCCAGACGGTACATCGCGAGAACTTCGATGCCAATGCCATCCAGCGGTCGACGCTGCTGTCGATCAAGACTGGCGGCTGTCCGGAAGACTGCGGCTATTGCCCGCAGTCGGTGCGTTACGACACCGGCGTCACCAGCCAGGACCTGATGCCGATCGACGAAGTGCTCGAAGCGGCCCGCGCGGCCAAGGACGCCGGCGCCACCCGCTTCTGCATGGGCGCGGCCTGGCGCGGCCCGAAGGACCGCGACGTCGAGAAGGTGGCCGAAATGATTTCGGCGGTGAAGGGCCTCGGCCTGCAGACTTGCGCCACGCTGGGCCTGCTGCGCGAGGGCCAGGCGGAAAAGCTGAAGCAGGCTGGCCTCGACTACTACAACCACAATATCGACACCGCGCCCGACTACTACGGCGAGGTGATCGGCACGCGCACCCAGGAAGATCGCTTCGACACGCTGGAAGCGGTGCGCGAGGCCGGCATGAATGTGTGCTGCGGCGGCATCGTCGGCATGGGCGAATCGCGCCGCGCGCGCGCCGGCCTGATCGCCACGCTGGCGTCGATGGACACGCCGCCGGAATCGGTGCCGATCAACAATCTGGTCAAGGTCGAAGGCACGCCGCTGGCCGATACGCCGGACCTCGATCCGTTTGAGTTCGTGCGCACGATTGCCGCTGCCCGCATCACGATGCCGAAGAGCTACGTGCGCCTGTCGGCCGGCCGCGAGCTGATGAGCGACGAAATGCAGGCGATGTGCTTCCTCGCCGGCGCCAATTCGATCTTCTACGGCGACAAGCTGCTCACCACCGGCAATCCGCAGGCCGAGAACGATCGCCGTCTGTTCGAGCGGCTGGGTATCCGTTCGACGTGA
- a CDS encoding XdhC family protein, with amino-acid sequence MDSLDLEVLTRARDWLRDGHRVMLATVVRTWGSSPRPPGALLALRDDGRAVGSVSGGCIEDDLIYRLRRDGLPTEAHSVSYGVTADEARRFGLPCGGTLQLVLEPLADASALDDLLARLGRGELLTRRLDLASGRATLHAGHADQALHFDGHTLISVFGPRYRLLLIGAGQLSSSLARIASSLDFAVTVCDPREEYSEEWAVPGTTLTRDMPDDVVIAMQPDARTAVIALTHDPKLDDLALMEALKSPAFYVAALGSRRNNDVRRERLKEFDLSEAQIDRLRGPAGLYIGSRTPAEIAVSIAAELVAMKNGAAADSLLNVRDAKAALDIAADTLSSCTLGPN; translated from the coding sequence ATGGACAGCCTTGATCTCGAAGTACTGACCCGCGCCCGCGACTGGTTGCGCGACGGCCACCGCGTCATGCTGGCGACCGTGGTGCGCACCTGGGGCTCGTCGCCGCGCCCGCCCGGCGCGCTGCTGGCGCTGCGCGACGACGGCCGCGCGGTCGGCTCGGTGTCCGGCGGCTGCATCGAGGACGATCTGATCTACCGGCTGCGCCGCGACGGCCTGCCGACCGAAGCGCACTCGGTCAGCTACGGCGTCACCGCCGACGAGGCACGGCGCTTCGGCCTGCCCTGCGGCGGCACGCTGCAACTGGTGCTGGAACCGCTGGCCGATGCCAGTGCGCTGGACGATCTGCTGGCGCGACTCGGTCGCGGCGAACTGCTCACCCGCCGCCTCGATCTGGCCAGCGGGCGCGCCACACTGCACGCCGGCCACGCCGACCAGGCGCTGCATTTCGACGGCCACACGCTGATCAGCGTGTTCGGCCCGCGCTACCGGCTGCTGCTGATCGGCGCCGGCCAGCTGTCGAGCAGCCTCGCGCGCATCGCCAGTTCGCTCGATTTCGCGGTCACCGTGTGCGACCCGCGCGAGGAATACAGCGAAGAATGGGCGGTGCCCGGCACCACGCTGACACGCGACATGCCGGACGACGTGGTGATCGCGATGCAACCGGACGCGCGCACCGCGGTGATCGCGCTGACGCACGACCCGAAGCTGGACGACCTGGCGCTGATGGAGGCGCTGAAGTCGCCCGCCTTCTACGTCGCCGCGCTCGGCTCGCGCCGCAACAACGACGTAAGGCGCGAACGGCTGAAGGAATTCGACCTCAGCGAGGCGCAGATCGACCGCCTGCGTGGCCCGGCCGGGCTGTACATCGGCAGCCGCACGCCAGCCGAGATCGCGGTGTCTATCGCCGCCGAACTGGTGGCGATGAAGAACGGCGCCGCCGCCGACAGCCTGCTGAACGTGCGCGACGCCAAGGCCGCGCTGGACATCGCGGCCGACACGCTGTCGTCGTGCACGCTCGGTCCGAACTGA
- a CDS encoding xanthine dehydrogenase family protein molybdopterin-binding subunit produces MNMTAFGAGLSRRSFLKLGAAVGGGLLIELSLPGARALAADGARFEPNAFIRIGRDGVVTLVMHKVEMGQGTYTAIPQLIAEELDVPLDAVKLEHAPPDPKYADPIIGAQVTGGSTSIRGAWKPMREAGATARTLLVQAAAKKWNTDAATLTTRDGAVIDAVGGRRASYGELVDIAATLPVPAAVVLKDPKDFRLVGKPVRRIDAAGKVNGSAHFGIDVVLPGMKVATVAASPVFGGTLAGVDDAAAMKVKGVRQVVKLDNAVAVVADHMWAAKQGLAACTPRWNDGAHARLDTAQIFAHLEKSSEGPGAVAHKVGDAAAAMKSGARRIDAIYRQPMLAHATMEPINCTVDLKADGLDVWVGTQVPGIAQAVAAQTAGLKPEQVRIHNHLLGGGFGRRLEVDFIAQAVAIGKQVRGPVKVVWTREEDIQHDMYRPPYLDRISAAVDAKGMPVAWRHRVAGSSIMARFFPPAFKDGIDPDAVDGAVELPYVIPAMQVEYQRVEPPAVPTAFWRGVGPTRNGFVVEGFIDELAAAAGQDPVAYRRALVKDARTRAVLDLAAEKSGWGTPLKATAGTRAGRGIALMHVFGSRVAQVAEVEVNTDNEVRVRRVTCVIDCGFAVNPLTVAAQMEGGIMFGLTAALWNEITLADGRVQQSNFHDVRMMRMNEAPQIDVHIVPSAEAPGGVGEPGTSVAIPAVVNAVFAATGQRVRTLPIAGQLKTA; encoded by the coding sequence ATGAACATGACTGCCTTTGGCGCCGGCCTGAGCCGGCGCAGCTTCCTGAAGCTGGGCGCCGCCGTCGGTGGCGGCCTGCTGATCGAACTGAGCCTGCCGGGCGCACGCGCGCTGGCCGCTGACGGCGCGCGCTTCGAGCCCAATGCCTTCATCCGCATCGGTCGCGACGGCGTCGTCACGCTGGTGATGCACAAGGTCGAAATGGGCCAGGGCACCTACACCGCCATCCCGCAACTGATCGCCGAAGAGCTGGACGTGCCACTGGACGCGGTGAAGCTGGAACACGCGCCGCCGGACCCGAAGTACGCCGACCCCATCATCGGCGCTCAGGTCACCGGCGGCTCGACCTCGATACGCGGCGCCTGGAAACCGATGCGCGAAGCGGGCGCGACCGCACGCACGCTGCTGGTCCAGGCGGCGGCGAAGAAGTGGAATACCGACGCCGCCACGCTCACCACGCGTGACGGTGCGGTGATCGACGCCGTCGGCGGTCGCCGCGCGAGCTACGGCGAGCTGGTCGATATCGCCGCCACGCTGCCGGTACCGGCAGCGGTGGTGCTGAAGGATCCGAAGGACTTCCGTCTGGTCGGCAAGCCGGTGCGCCGCATCGACGCCGCCGGCAAGGTCAATGGCAGCGCGCACTTCGGCATCGACGTCGTACTGCCCGGCATGAAGGTGGCCACCGTCGCCGCATCGCCGGTGTTCGGCGGCACGCTGGCCGGCGTCGACGACGCGGCCGCGATGAAGGTGAAAGGCGTGCGCCAGGTGGTGAAACTGGACAACGCGGTGGCCGTCGTGGCCGACCACATGTGGGCCGCGAAACAGGGGCTGGCCGCCTGTACGCCGCGCTGGAACGACGGCGCGCACGCCAGGCTCGACACCGCGCAGATCTTCGCTCATCTCGAAAAGTCGTCCGAAGGTCCGGGCGCCGTCGCGCACAAGGTCGGCGACGCGGCCGCCGCGATGAAGAGCGGCGCCCGACGCATCGACGCCATCTATCGTCAGCCCATGCTGGCGCACGCGACGATGGAGCCGATCAACTGCACGGTGGACCTGAAGGCCGATGGTCTGGACGTCTGGGTCGGCACCCAGGTGCCGGGCATCGCGCAGGCGGTGGCCGCACAGACCGCCGGCCTGAAGCCGGAACAGGTACGCATCCACAACCATCTGCTGGGCGGCGGTTTCGGCCGCCGGCTCGAGGTCGATTTCATCGCCCAGGCGGTGGCCATAGGCAAGCAGGTGCGCGGACCGGTCAAGGTCGTCTGGACGCGCGAGGAAGACATCCAGCACGACATGTACCGCCCACCCTATCTCGATCGCATCAGCGCAGCGGTCGATGCGAAAGGCATGCCGGTGGCGTGGAGGCATCGCGTCGCCGGCTCGTCCATCATGGCCCGCTTCTTCCCGCCGGCCTTCAAGGACGGCATCGATCCGGACGCGGTCGACGGTGCGGTCGAACTGCCGTACGTCATTCCGGCGATGCAGGTCGAGTACCAGCGGGTCGAGCCGCCGGCAGTGCCGACCGCCTTCTGGCGCGGCGTCGGTCCGACCCGCAACGGTTTCGTGGTTGAAGGCTTCATCGACGAACTGGCCGCTGCCGCCGGACAGGACCCGGTGGCCTACCGCCGCGCACTGGTCAAGGACGCCCGCACGCGCGCCGTGCTCGATCTGGCGGCTGAGAAGTCCGGCTGGGGCACCCCGCTGAAGGCCACCGCCGGTACGCGCGCCGGCCGCGGCATCGCGCTGATGCACGTGTTCGGCAGCCGCGTCGCCCAGGTCGCCGAGGTCGAAGTGAATACGGACAACGAAGTGCGCGTGCGCCGCGTCACCTGCGTCATCGACTGCGGCTTCGCGGTCAATCCGCTCACCGTCGCGGCACAGATGGAGGGCGGCATCATGTTCGGCCTCACCGCCGCGCTGTGGAACGAGATCACGCTGGCCGACGGCCGTGTGCAGCAGAGCAATTTCCACGACGTGCGCATGATGCGGATGAACGAAGCGCCGCAGATCGACGTCCACATCGTGCCCAGCGCCGAAGCGCCTGGCGGCGTCGGCGAACCGGGCACGTCGGTGGCGATTCCGGCCGTGGTGAACGCGGTGTTCGCCGCCACCGGCCAGCGCGTGCGCACGCTGCCGATCGCCGGGCAACTGAAGACAGCCTGA
- a CDS encoding (2Fe-2S)-binding protein, whose protein sequence is MATINLNGRDVAVDLPDDTPLLWALRDGLNMTGTKFGCGIAMCGACTVHVDGQATRSCVTPLSAVTGKKITTIESVGEAKVGAAVQAAWQKLDVVQCGYCQSGQIMSATALLASNPKPTDADIDAAMSGNVCRCATYVRIRAAIHEAAKSLA, encoded by the coding sequence ATGGCAACGATCAATCTGAATGGCCGCGACGTCGCGGTCGACCTGCCCGACGACACCCCGCTGCTGTGGGCGCTGCGCGACGGCCTGAACATGACCGGCACCAAGTTCGGCTGCGGCATCGCGATGTGCGGCGCCTGTACGGTGCATGTCGACGGCCAGGCCACGCGCTCCTGCGTAACACCGCTGTCGGCCGTCACAGGCAAGAAGATCACCACCATCGAATCGGTCGGCGAAGCCAAGGTCGGCGCCGCGGTGCAGGCCGCTTGGCAGAAGCTGGACGTCGTGCAGTGCGGCTACTGCCAGTCCGGCCAGATCATGTCGGCCACCGCGCTGCTCGCTTCGAATCCGAAGCCGACCGACGCCGACATCGACGCCGCGATGAGCGGCAACGTGTGCCGCTGCGCCACCTATGTCCGCATCCGCGCGGCCATCCACGAAGCCGCCAAGTCCCTGGCCTGA